In a genomic window of Helianthus annuus cultivar XRQ/B chromosome 10, HanXRQr2.0-SUNRISE, whole genome shotgun sequence:
- the LOC118482581 gene encoding uncharacterized protein LOC118482581, which translates to MLGSLDCMHWEWGACPTAWKGQYHRGDHDGPTLILQAVASQDLWIWHAYFGMAGTNNDIAVLMSSNLFDNVIDGVAPDTSLYANGVQYKYGYYLTDGIYPEWATLVKSLSCPDDEKRLYFKKKPESARKDIERAFGVLKKRWSIIV; encoded by the coding sequence GGGCATGTCCAACCGCTTGGAAAGGGCAATATCATCGTGGTGACCACGATGGTCCTACCCTAATATTACAAGCGGTCGCTTCTcaagatttatggatttggcatgcaTACTTTGGCATGGCTGGTACGAACAATGACATTGCAGTTTTAATGTCCTCGAATCTATTCGACAATGTCATAGACGGTGTTGCACCAGATACTTCACTCTATGCAAACGGCGTGCAGTATAAGTATGGCTACTATCTCACAGACGGTATTTATCCCGAGTGGGCGACGTTGGTAAAAAGTCTTTCGTGTCCAGATGACGAAAAAAGATTGTATTTCAAGAAAAAACCAGAGTCAGCAAGAAAAGATATCGAGCGTGCTTTCGGTGTGTTAAAGAAAAGATGGTCTATCATCGTCTAG